In Fusarium verticillioides 7600 chromosome 6, whole genome shotgun sequence, the sequence GGTCTTTACAAGATGCAGttcgccatgatggatggtaGGGTTATTAGTAGGCAGCCAACCTGCCAGGCTCAATCCAATATATCATTCGACGAGCAAAAGATCCCAATTCTCCATCGTTTTGCCCGAAACCACCTCATAGTTTTTCTTGACTATGCCGGACCCTGAGTTGGAAAATTTCGGCAGAGATTTCGAGAGCTTTTAGTGGTCTGATCAAAGGTTCCATCACTTCTGGTTGCAGTGGATGTGAGCCGAGCAGAAAGTTAACAAAAGTTCGCCACGTGATGGAGGCTGATCAGAGGTAAATGAAACCATCTTTGCCTTCACAAAGGACCTTTTGCAAGAGACCGATTACCACCAGGTCGACTCGGTGGGACAATCAAATCGAAGATTGGACTTTTGACATGCTGCATCTGCTGAGCAAGTTGAAAGGGCGAAACGAACAAAAGTCCTGGAATAATCCATGGCCGGTAGATTCCACCAACCCTCAACCTTCGATATTCCAGAAGGATTCTGGCTCTAGGACCTTGAACCCGACATCATGGTTCAGGAGGCAATTGAAGTCTGGTTTGGCCCTGAATCAATCAACGATAGGGAAGAAATTGCCCATCGTTTGACGTTCTCAGCATGATTGACAGCCGGTCGAGCCGTTTATGTCGACAAAAGTGCCAGGCTGGGCGTTGAAACACGCACACACCAGCCGCTGTATTCTCACGTACATCATGGTTATCTTGTGGGCCGAGGCTAACCCTGGACAGGCTGGAGATAAGCAGCGCTCCGAAGGCTTGAACGCCATCAAGGCCTGTGTTCATTGGGTGCGTAAGATAACACAATGGCGTGCCAATGCCTGATGTGACATCGAGGACGAACAGGGCGCCCTAGGCGTGCTGGGCTGTCCTTGCGATAGGGAAACCTAGCCGAAGTCGAGAGGAGCCAAGCTACTACGATCGCTGAAATGTTTTAAAACACTTGGCGACTCTACACATTGCCGCCTCAAAAGAATCGAACAAAAATACCAACGAATTGAAACATTCTGCTTTTTCAACAAAAGGTCCGAATTTTCAGACTGAGGAACCACAGGGGGCCATCGAAGACTGCAGTCGACAAGGTTGAGCCCGAGCCCATGCCTGATTAAGAAGGTGGTCTAGATCCAATTGTGCCGTCGCCCGCGATAGCATTGCACGAACATTAGCACTATAGCCAAACCCGTCTAGCACCGGGTTCATATGGCTGTTCCCAGAGTACAGCATTGAGTGGTGTCAATGTGCGATTCGCGGGGAGCGACacttctcctcagtcttgggcCCTCCTGGTTCTTGGGGCTGAGATCCCCCCCGTCCTGGTCTCAGGCCGTCTGTATAACCACATCTGCACAGCATCAGCCGCTGTCGGCTTTCTCCTtcgcttcaacatcgtctcTCAATACCACAAGACCAAAGGCCGTTGTTGTCGCTGTCATAGCGGGCTTCAAACCACGCCTCGACGTCGGTTCGCTGTCGCTGAAACTATCCATTGCTCGAGCAAAGGATATCAATTATCATGGCGCCGTCTCTCTTTCGCAAACGCCACGAGGCCGAGGATATTATTCCAATCCCCGGCCCTCTCGAGACCGTCTCCGCTTCCGGTCGTGATTACCTCGAGAATCTACAGCAGTTCGAGAAATCTCACAAGTTCGATCCCAATCTGCCCATCGACGACCTCACAGATGTCGACGCCGCCATAGCGACTGGAAATGCCGAGAAGGGGATTGAGATTGAGCACGCGCTCATGGAGGACAACAGTCCCTATCCCGAAGTTAGATCTGTTGTCCGAAACTACGATGTTGATGTCCctgccaacaccatccgTGCCTGGACTATCGGGTTGATTCTTTGCACCATCGGTTCTGGTGTGAATATGCTCTTCTCGTTGCGAAACCCCAGTGTCACAGTCACTACCTACGTAGTCCAGCTTGTCGCCTATCCGTTTGGTCTTGGCTGGGACTTGATCATGCCTGACCGAGAATGGACCTTGTTCGGTCTCAAATTCAACCTCAAGCCCGGTGAATTTAACTACAAGGAGCATGTGGTAATTGTCGCCATGTCCAATGTATGCACGgttttcctcttcctcataaGCATCACTAACTCAGATAGGCGGCCTACGGTGGCGGTGTTCTCTACGCAACTGATGTACTCCTCGCGCAGCAAATCTTTTACGGCCAAAAGTTTGGCTGGGCTTTCCAGATCCTATTTGGCATTACGACTCTTTGCACTGGATATGGGCTGGCTGGACTTGCCCGTCGCTTTCTGGTGTGGCCGGCTGCTATGATCTGGCCCACTGACTTGGTCAATTGTGCCTTGTTCTATACGCTTCACGATCACTCCGGCTCGGACCCTACTAAGACCAATGGCTGGAAGATGGGACGGTATAGATGGTTCTTGATcgttggagctggaggttttGTTTGGTACTGGTTCCCAGGTTGGATCTTCAAAGGTCTTTCTTACTTCACCTGGGTTTGCTGGCTTGCACCTCACAACGTTAAAGtcaacaagatctttggTGGCATGACCGGCTATGGCTTGATGCCTACATCCTTCGATTGGACCGTGTACAGCGGTTACCTACAGTCACCTCTTATCCCTCCCTTCCACGCCATCGCGAATGTTCTCCTGGGCATcattgttttcttcatctgcatATCAATGGGCATCCACTTTACAGGTACCTGGTATGCGGATTACTTCCCAGTCCAGTCATCCGAGTCCTACGACAACACGGGCGCCATCTACAATGTTACGAGAATCCTCGACAGTAACTTCCAGTTCAATGAAACTGCCTACAAGGAATACTCGCCACTCTTTCTACCGACGCAGTTTGCTCTTTCTTATGGTCTGTCCTTCGCAGCTGTTACAGCAGTTGTTGTTCACGTTGTGCTCTACCATGGGCATGAGATCTGGAGACAATTCAAGCTGGCCCGCAATCAGGAGGATGACGTGCACATGCgactgatgaagaagtacCGAGATGCGGAGGATTGGTGGTATGCGAGTAAGTTTGGTGACATTCTAACAACCCCAAATCTTTTTATACTGACACTCATCAGCTCTTTTCATTGTCATGGTTGCTATTTCCATTGGCGTGATTGCTGGTTGGCCAACTGGCTTCCCCGTCTGGGCGTACTTCATTTGCCTCCTTATTCCCGTGCTGTGGTTGATCCCTATCGGTGTTGTTCAGGctatcaccaacatccagcTTGGTCTTAATGTCCTGACTGAGTTCATCATTGGCTACATGGTTCCTGGTCGCCCtatggccatgatgatgttcaAGAATTACGGCTACATCTGCATGGGCCAGGCACTTTACTTTGCGcaggatctcaagcttggccacTACATGAAGGTCCCTCCCAGAGTCATGTTTTCATCACAGCTAGTTGCCTCAATCTGGTCGGCTATTGTACAGATTTGCGTGATGAACTGGGCACTGGGACACATTCCTGACGTTTGTGCGGTCGATCAGCCCAACAACTATACCTGCCCAGGTGGCCGCGTCTTCTACACGGCCTCTGTGATCTGGGGAGCCATTGGACCCGCTCGTATCTTCAGTCACGGCTCAATCTACTCGTCGCTCCAGTGGTTTTGGCTGGTTGGTGCTGTCACACCAATCATCACGTGGCTGCTGGCCCGCAAGTGGCCTCGTTCGATCTGGCGATATGTCAGCACACCTCTTATCTACGGTGGTGCTGGTATGTTGCCCCCAGCCTCTGTGTATATCTACCTATGCTGGGGCATGGTCGGTGCTTTCTTCAACCGCTTCGTCAAGAGACGATATACGGGCTGGTGGCTCCAGTACAACTACGTCACTTCAGCGGCCTTGGATTGTGGCCTCATCATGTCAACAATGGTGATTTTCTTCACCTTGTACCTGAC encodes:
- a CDS encoding OPT family small oligopeptide transporter — translated: MAPSLFRKRHEAEDIIPIPGPLETVSASGRDYLENLQQFEKSHKFDPNLPIDDLTDVDAAIATGNAEKGIEIEHALMEDNSPYPEVRSVVRNYDVDVPANTIRAWTIGLILCTIGSGVNMLFSLRNPSVTVTTYVVQLVAYPFGLGWDLIMPDREWTLFGLKFNLKPGEFNYKEHVVIVAMSNAAYGGGVLYATDVLLAQQIFYGQKFGWAFQILFGITTLCTGYGLAGLARRFLVWPAAMIWPTDLVNCALFYTLHDHSGSDPTKTNGWKMGRYRWFLIVGAGGFVWYWFPGWIFKGLSYFTWVCWLAPHNVKVNKIFGGMTGYGLMPTSFDWTVYSGYLQSPLIPPFHAIANVLLGIIVFFICISMGIHFTGTWYADYFPVQSSESYDNTGAIYNVTRILDSNFQFNETAYKEYSPLFLPTQFALSYGLSFAAVTAVVVHVVLYHGHEIWRQFKLARNQEDDVHMRLMKKYRDAEDWWYATLFIVMVAISIGVIAGWPTGFPVWAYFICLLIPVLWLIPIGVVQAITNIQLGLNVLTEFIIGYMVPGRPMAMMMFKNYGYICMGQALYFAQDLKLGHYMKVPPRVMFSSQLVASIWSAIVQICVMNWALGHIPDVCAVDQPNNYTCPGGRVFYTASVIWGAIGPARIFSHGSIYSSLQWFWLVGAVTPIITWLLARKWPRSIWRYVSTPLIYGGAGMLPPASVYIYLCWGMVGAFFNRFVKRRYTGWWLQYNYVTSAALDCGLIMSTMVIFFTLYLTSASPPNWWGNYGALETMDWKTTAVSKTVPKGSFIGPSTWN